A single Bifidobacterium asteroides DNA region contains:
- a CDS encoding FmdB family zinc ribbon protein has translation MPTYHYRCKNCGYDFTKEQSFNDEPITICPKCGQQQVRKIFSAVPIEFKGHGFYRTDGASSSSSGSTSSK, from the coding sequence GTGCCCACCTATCATTATCGCTGCAAGAACTGCGGATACGACTTCACCAAGGAGCAGTCCTTCAACGACGAACCCATCACCATCTGCCCCAAGTGCGGGCAACAGCAGGTCCGCAAGATCTTCTCCGCAGTGCCCATCGAGTTCAAGGGCCATGGCTTCTACCGGACCGACGGAGCCTCATCCTCCTCCTCGGGCTCCACAAGCAGCAAGTAG
- a CDS encoding 5-formyltetrahydrofolate cyclo-ligase, with amino-acid sequence MNEQERIDRDKQDRRSRLLEARRRIDPARCLDAGRKLADLLAGQVLARIERSPGGQSLTVAAFASIRGEIAMDPSLDLLLDRGDQVLIPMLGTGTEVGWGRLQSRQDLDDMKRIPGWRPDEPDMPALPAQALDKADLILVPALAIDHAGIRLGRGGGWYDRALALRADRTPVVGICWPGEFMEAPLPHLDHDLPVDAVLTPEGFTPTAAGLSRRPGTDHNGDEQG; translated from the coding sequence ATGAACGAGCAGGAACGCATCGATAGGGACAAGCAGGATCGACGCAGCCGGCTGCTTGAAGCCCGACGACGTATCGACCCGGCCCGATGCCTGGACGCAGGCCGCAAGCTTGCCGATCTGCTGGCAGGCCAGGTGCTTGCCAGGATCGAACGCTCACCAGGCGGCCAAAGCCTGACCGTGGCTGCTTTTGCCTCCATTCGTGGGGAGATAGCCATGGACCCCAGCCTGGATCTCCTACTGGACCGTGGCGACCAGGTGCTCATCCCCATGCTGGGTACAGGCACCGAAGTAGGTTGGGGCCGACTGCAATCACGGCAGGATCTGGATGACATGAAGCGGATTCCAGGTTGGCGGCCTGACGAACCTGATATGCCTGCCCTGCCGGCGCAGGCCTTAGATAAGGCTGATCTGATTCTGGTGCCAGCGCTGGCCATCGACCATGCCGGCATTCGCCTGGGACGGGGCGGCGGCTGGTATGACCGTGCCCTGGCCCTGCGTGCAGACCGGACCCCGGTAGTGGGCATCTGCTGGCCCGGCGAATTCATGGAAGCCCCTCTGCCCCATCTGGACCATGATCTCCCTGTGGATGCAGTCCTGACGCCTGAAGGTTTCACGCCCACAGCCGCAGGTCTGTCACGAAGGCCCGGCACAGACCATAATGGTGATGAACAAGGCTGA